In one Phycisphaerae bacterium genomic region, the following are encoded:
- a CDS encoding transposase has product MIIAYHTIFTTYGTWLPNDPRGSYSKDVYIRQLQSLGTVKYGRQNPQPAKKTLQKFWAVARHCTTRPPFFINDRTRPLVALGFRTVINRFNVIVPACAIMNDHVHILVMRPEYTIEYLVNQLKGAATKAMELDRTPWTRSFWKTFINDADTLSAAARYICANPENSGLPPQSWDFVTQLNV; this is encoded by the coding sequence ATGATTATTGCTTATCATACTATATTTACTACATACGGTACTTGGTTGCCGAACGACCCGCGTGGTTCATACTCAAAAGATGTTTACATCAGGCAATTACAATCCTTGGGGACTGTAAAATACGGACGCCAGAATCCGCAACCTGCAAAGAAGACTCTTCAAAAATTTTGGGCTGTAGCAAGACATTGCACAACTCGCCCGCCGTTTTTCATTAACGATAGAACAAGACCGCTTGTAGCATTGGGTTTTCGAACAGTTATTAACAGATTTAATGTTATAGTGCCTGCCTGTGCGATAATGAACGACCATGTGCATATACTTGTTATGCGACCGGAATACACGATCGAATATCTTGTCAACCAGTTAAAAGGTGCGGCTACCAAGGCGATGGAACTCGATCGTACTCCATGGACACGAAGTTTCTGGAAAACGTTTATCAATGACGCTGATACCCTAAGTGCCGCTGCCAGATATATCTGTGCTAACCCTGAGAATTCAGGCCTTCCCCCTCAATCTTGGGATTTTGTCACCCAATTGAACGTTTAG
- the typA gene encoding translational GTPase TypA, with product MYSDYIRNVAIIAHVDHGKTTLVDQLLYQSGTFRTEELDKLAGSKHDLIMDSNPIERERGITILSKNCAIYYTDAEGNEYKINIIDTPGHADFGGEVERVLKMADGVLLLVDAFEGPMPQTRFVLSKALENEVRPIVVVNKIDRENSRPHDVVNEIFDLLVQLGADDKALDFPIVYASARQGWATTDPDIKTSNMQLVFETIIKNVPPPQVIPDAPLQMLVTSLEYSDYVGQIAVGRVFAGQISEGQNVTVIDADNVHTLQKVLQVHLFDGLGRKQVPTVLAGDICAVSGLDPIDIGNTIACADNPSRLAVIAVDEPTMSMTFRVNDGPFAGRDGKYVTSRQIGERLERELQHNVALRVEPGLTPEEFIVSGRGLMHLGILLENMRREGYEICVGKPEVIVKVIDGVHHEPIELLAVDCPIECQSAIMALLGERRSEVMKIDAKTGTSDFIHMEFLLPSRGLFGLHARMMNATQGKAIMHHSFERYEPMRGSIPQRKAGVMIATNTGRVTAYALDALYDRGFFFVEPGEEIYDGQVVGEHCKDNDIPVNPVRVKQMSNMRTAGKDDAAQIRPARKMSLELAMEYIQADELVEICPNSIRIRKRFLKEQDRRRASRKG from the coding sequence ATGTATTCAGACTATATTCGTAATGTGGCGATAATCGCCCACGTTGACCACGGCAAAACGACCCTGGTTGACCAGCTTCTCTACCAGTCCGGCACGTTCCGGACCGAGGAGCTCGACAAGCTGGCCGGCAGCAAGCACGACTTGATTATGGATTCGAACCCCATCGAGCGCGAGCGGGGCATAACAATCCTCAGCAAAAACTGCGCGATTTACTATACCGACGCCGAAGGCAACGAATACAAGATTAATATAATCGACACGCCCGGCCACGCCGATTTCGGCGGAGAGGTCGAACGAGTCCTGAAGATGGCCGACGGCGTCCTCCTTTTGGTCGATGCGTTCGAAGGCCCTATGCCGCAGACAAGATTCGTCTTAAGCAAGGCCCTCGAGAATGAAGTAAGGCCCATTGTTGTAGTCAATAAGATTGACCGCGAAAACAGCCGCCCGCACGACGTTGTCAACGAGATATTCGATTTGCTCGTTCAGCTCGGCGCCGACGATAAGGCCCTCGATTTCCCCATCGTTTACGCCTCCGCAAGGCAGGGCTGGGCGACAACCGACCCCGACATAAAGACAAGCAATATGCAGCTCGTATTCGAGACCATCATCAAAAATGTCCCTCCCCCGCAGGTTATCCCCGACGCTCCGCTGCAGATGCTCGTAACCAGTCTTGAATATTCCGATTATGTGGGACAAATCGCCGTGGGTCGTGTCTTCGCGGGACAAATAAGCGAGGGCCAGAATGTTACTGTCATCGACGCCGACAATGTCCATACCCTGCAGAAGGTCCTGCAGGTCCATCTTTTCGACGGCCTCGGCCGAAAGCAGGTCCCGACCGTTTTAGCCGGCGATATATGCGCGGTATCAGGCCTTGACCCCATCGATATCGGCAACACTATCGCCTGTGCCGATAATCCCTCTCGGCTCGCTGTTATCGCCGTCGATGAGCCGACAATGTCAATGACCTTCCGCGTCAACGATGGCCCTTTCGCCGGCCGCGACGGCAAATACGTTACCAGCAGGCAAATCGGCGAACGGCTCGAAAGGGAGCTTCAGCATAATGTCGCGCTAAGAGTTGAGCCCGGCCTGACGCCCGAAGAATTTATTGTCTCAGGCCGCGGCCTGATGCATCTCGGTATCCTGCTGGAGAATATGCGACGGGAAGGTTACGAGATTTGTGTCGGCAAACCCGAGGTAATCGTAAAAGTAATCGATGGCGTTCACCACGAGCCTATAGAATTGCTTGCGGTCGATTGCCCCATCGAATGCCAGAGTGCCATAATGGCTCTTTTAGGCGAACGGCGAAGCGAAGTAATGAAAATAGATGCCAAAACGGGAACGAGCGATTTCATTCATATGGAATTTCTTCTGCCGTCGCGGGGCCTGTTCGGCCTGCACGCGAGGATGATGAACGCCACGCAGGGCAAAGCTATTATGCACCATTCGTTCGAAAGATACGAGCCGATGCGCGGCTCCATTCCCCAGCGCAAGGCAGGCGTTATGATTGCGACCAACACCGGCCGGGTAACCGCTTATGCACTTGACGCCTTATACGACCGCGGCTTCTTCTTCGTCGAGCCGGGCGAAGAAATTTACGACGGCCAAGTTGTAGGCGAACACTGCAAGGATAACGACATACCTGTAAATCCGGTAAGGGTCAAGCAGATGAGCAATATGCGTACGGCCGGCAAAGATGACGCCGCTCAAATCCGACCGGCTCGAAAAATGAGTCTCGAACTGGCGATGGAATATATCCAGGCCGATGAGCTTGTTGAAATCTGCCCCAATTCTATCCGAATCCGGAAACGCTTCCTCAAAGAACAGGATCGCCGCCGCGCTTCAAGAAAAGGGTAA